Part of the Deltaproteobacteria bacterium genome is shown below.
ATACATTTTAGTTACTATTGTCAAGTAAATAATTGTACAGTAAGATAATTGTATAAATAGACAATTTAATTACCGTCTGGACATAGGAGCAGTGATATCCCAGATAAAACTCTTTGACATTAAAAAAATCAAAAAGTATAATTTGATAAATTCAGCGCCGACTGTCTGTTCATCAATTGTTTTTGGAGGGATACTAGTGAATAAAAAGGCTGTGGCATTACTATCAGGCGGACTTGACTCTACCCTTGCTGTAAAGGTCATGTTGGAGCAGGGCATAGAGATAGAAGCCCTTAACTTTACATCTGCGTTTTGCACATGCAACTGCAGGGAATCCACATGCAGGAGTGAGGCACAGAGGGTTGCAAAGGAGTTCGGCATAAAGATAAAGGTTCTTCAAAAGGGTCTTGACTATGTTGATGTAATAAGAAAGCCTAAATACGGCTATGGTCAGGGGATAAATCCATGTGTAGACTGCCGCATCTATATGCACAAACTTGCCAAGAGATACATGGAAGAAACAGGTGCGTCTTTTATCATTACGGGGGAGGTTTTGGGGCAGAGACCCATGTCCCAGAGGATAGATGCATTCAAGTCTATTGAAAAGGAAAGCGGTCTGCAAGGACTTATACTCCGACCCCTTTCTGCAAAACATCTTGAGCCGACAATCCCTGAAAATGCAGGTATCGTGGACAGGGAAAAACTCCTTGATATAATAGGCCGTTCAAGAAGGCCGCAGATGGAACTGGCAGAGGATTTCAATCTTGAAAACTATCCATGCCCGTCAGGTGGTTGTCTTCTTACTGACAAAATATTCTCAAAAAAGGTAAGAGATTTGCTGGAGCATAATAAAAATGTTACAGCAAAAGATCTCTATATATTGAAGGCAGGAAGGCATTTCAGAATAAACGAAAATGCAAAGGTCATTCTGGGAAGGGATGAAAAGGATAACATAAAACTTAAAAACCTTAAGCAGAATGAGGATATTCTGATAGAACCTTTAGATTTTGCAGGACCTACTGCCATTATATGCGGCACAGCAGATGATGATGCTGTGAACACTGCTGGCAGGATGATACTCCGATATGCAAAGGAAAAGGCAAATGGAAATGGGCAGATAAAGATGACATGGGGCAGCGAAACGACTATATTTACAGTAGATTCACCTCTGGATGAAAAAACAATAGAGAGGATGAGGATATGCTGAGACTACAGAAGTCAAAAGGCGAAAAGCATGCTTTTCGCAGTCAGGAGTCAGGAGAAGAAACTCTAAACTTAAAACTCAAAGCTCTTCAAAACATACTGCAGGAGATGGGGTCTGTGCTTGTTGCGTTTTCAGGCGGAGTTGACTCAACATTCCTTCTTAATGTTGCGGCAGACACACTAGGCAATAACATAATTGCCGTGACCGCTACATCACCTACATACCCTGCATCTGAACTTGAAGAGGCAAGAAAACTTGCAAATGATTTTGGCGTAAGACACCTGATTATTGATTCCAATGAACTCTTGATACCTGATTTTGCTGAAAATACAGAGAAGAGGTGTTACTACTGTAAGAGCGAACTCTTTGATATTGCTTCTGCAGAGGCAAAAAAACTAGGGATAAACCATGTGGCT
Proteins encoded:
- a CDS encoding 7-cyano-7-deazaguanine synthase, with the translated sequence MNKKAVALLSGGLDSTLAVKVMLEQGIEIEALNFTSAFCTCNCRESTCRSEAQRVAKEFGIKIKVLQKGLDYVDVIRKPKYGYGQGINPCVDCRIYMHKLAKRYMEETGASFIITGEVLGQRPMSQRIDAFKSIEKESGLQGLILRPLSAKHLEPTIPENAGIVDREKLLDIIGRSRRPQMELAEDFNLENYPCPSGGCLLTDKIFSKKVRDLLEHNKNVTAKDLYILKAGRHFRINENAKVILGRDEKDNIKLKNLKQNEDILIEPLDFAGPTAIICGTADDDAVNTAGRMILRYAKEKANGNGQIKMTWGSETTIFTVDSPLDEKTIERMRIC